The Lujinxingia litoralis genome has a window encoding:
- a CDS encoding bifunctional serine/threonine-protein kinase/formylglycine-generating enzyme family protein — MKAPEQDLRLGQLALARGTISLPHLLEGVARVGATGESLGDCLSRLGFLSVEAVDQLRSDLEGIADENLQSILAQGETLILEDLYEQRLKHTLDLLECSGSTLERPSGTQAPELSPQRAAASERLTAEERYEFIDELGRGGMGQILRARDLLLDREIALKTLLPSSDADNAPRRLQAEARLTGRLEHPSIVPVYDLGWLSHGEPYYTMRVVRERSLASILDEVRAGEDHGYTLSQLVGIVRQVCLAIQYAHDAGVVHRDLKPENILIGGYGEVFVIDWGIAKILDDQDPNFVSLPRGALVGTPQYMAPEQAHGLNDQVDARTDVYALGAILYEVLTLKPVFEARSVLSLLISIVQDAPLPPSSRAPGRDIPRTIEEITLKALAKEPEARYPSAQTLADELNLYLDGVKERERHEEQARQLVERAGLARTHYQRVRHQLAQVIRDRDLSRRELPSWAPAREKARLWELEAEVDRLGVETEKHFGEVTRLLSQSLGHAVLDEARDALAELYWERFLQAEAVGDHATATYFESLVRQHNSGAFDQRLHGEARLHVTTVPSTATLQLWRVEEEHRRLHAHPFGSPTVGPEQFEHLPHGTYTLYVEAAGYASLEFPLLLERLADVELTVPLWPEDAVPHDFVVVSGGAYRTGAFDGVSLEQEFTDLPAFAIQRTPVTCGQYVEFLNALASQDPEHARQHAPRVRDDMPSYFPMIDGRYVVPQEDSDGDAWDPQWPICIVNRLDALAYIAWRSAQDGRAYRLPNSREWEKAARGVDGRIYPWGHHFDASFCHMRESAPGKPMPRPVGTTPTDRSPYGVLDMAGNIAEWTSTPASASEGTFVLRGGSFNSFPLMCRVDWHQTSPQGYRHVHYGFRMALDLPG, encoded by the coding sequence ATGAAAGCCCCTGAACAGGACCTTCGCCTGGGACAGCTCGCGCTGGCCCGCGGTACGATCAGCCTCCCACATCTTCTTGAAGGTGTCGCACGGGTGGGTGCTACCGGGGAGTCCCTGGGTGACTGTTTAAGTAGGCTGGGGTTTCTCTCGGTCGAAGCGGTGGACCAGCTACGGAGCGACCTGGAAGGAATCGCCGACGAGAACCTTCAGTCCATCCTTGCTCAGGGGGAAACCCTGATTTTGGAAGACCTGTACGAGCAGCGACTCAAGCACACCCTCGATTTGCTTGAGTGCTCGGGCTCAACTCTCGAGCGTCCAAGTGGCACGCAAGCCCCAGAGCTTTCTCCACAGCGGGCAGCTGCCTCCGAGAGGCTGACGGCGGAGGAGCGCTACGAGTTTATTGATGAACTGGGGCGCGGGGGGATGGGGCAGATTCTTCGCGCGCGCGATCTATTACTTGATCGCGAGATTGCCCTAAAGACACTGCTGCCCTCTTCCGATGCGGACAATGCACCTCGGCGGCTGCAGGCCGAAGCTCGGCTAACCGGTCGGCTGGAGCACCCCAGCATCGTGCCGGTCTATGACCTGGGATGGCTTAGCCACGGCGAGCCTTATTATACGATGCGGGTCGTTCGGGAGCGTAGCCTGGCGTCGATTCTCGACGAAGTACGTGCTGGCGAGGACCACGGTTATACGCTTAGCCAGCTGGTTGGGATCGTGAGGCAAGTCTGCCTTGCCATCCAGTACGCCCATGATGCCGGAGTGGTGCATCGCGACCTTAAGCCGGAAAACATCCTTATCGGTGGCTACGGGGAGGTTTTTGTCATCGACTGGGGAATCGCAAAGATTCTTGATGATCAGGACCCGAATTTTGTCTCTCTGCCTCGGGGCGCCCTGGTGGGAACCCCTCAGTATATGGCTCCCGAGCAAGCTCATGGTCTCAATGACCAGGTGGATGCGCGTACCGATGTCTACGCGCTGGGCGCGATTCTTTACGAAGTCCTGACGTTGAAGCCCGTCTTCGAGGCACGTTCGGTACTGAGCCTCTTGATCAGTATCGTTCAGGACGCTCCCCTTCCGCCGTCCAGCCGCGCTCCCGGTCGCGACATTCCGCGGACGATTGAGGAGATCACCCTCAAGGCGCTGGCCAAGGAACCCGAGGCGCGCTATCCGAGCGCACAAACACTGGCCGATGAACTCAACCTCTATTTGGACGGCGTCAAAGAACGCGAACGTCACGAAGAGCAGGCCCGCCAACTCGTGGAACGAGCGGGCCTCGCCAGGACACACTACCAGCGGGTACGCCACCAACTTGCGCAAGTTATCCGCGACCGCGACCTCTCCCGCCGAGAGTTGCCAAGCTGGGCCCCGGCCCGCGAGAAGGCTCGTCTCTGGGAGCTTGAAGCCGAGGTCGACCGACTCGGCGTTGAGACCGAAAAGCACTTCGGCGAGGTCACCCGCCTGCTCAGCCAGAGCCTGGGACATGCGGTGCTTGATGAGGCACGCGACGCCCTGGCCGAACTCTACTGGGAGCGATTCCTGCAGGCCGAGGCCGTCGGGGACCACGCCACCGCCACCTACTTCGAGTCACTGGTCCGTCAGCACAACAGCGGAGCCTTCGATCAACGCCTTCACGGAGAAGCTCGTCTTCATGTGACGACCGTGCCATCCACAGCCACGCTACAGCTGTGGCGAGTAGAGGAAGAGCATCGCCGACTCCATGCCCATCCTTTCGGCTCGCCGACCGTGGGTCCCGAACAGTTCGAGCATCTCCCCCACGGCACCTACACCCTTTACGTGGAAGCAGCGGGCTACGCGTCACTGGAGTTCCCTCTGCTCCTGGAGCGCCTGGCCGATGTTGAGCTCACTGTCCCGCTGTGGCCAGAAGACGCCGTACCCCACGATTTTGTCGTCGTTTCCGGCGGTGCCTACCGAACCGGAGCCTTCGATGGCGTCTCACTGGAACAGGAATTCACCGACCTCCCGGCCTTTGCCATCCAGCGTACTCCGGTGACCTGCGGACAATATGTGGAGTTTCTCAACGCGCTGGCGAGTCAAGATCCGGAACACGCCCGTCAACACGCGCCCCGCGTGCGCGATGATATGCCCTCGTACTTCCCTATGATCGACGGCCGCTATGTCGTTCCTCAGGAGGATAGCGACGGCGATGCCTGGGATCCCCAGTGGCCGATCTGCATCGTCAATCGACTTGACGCCCTGGCCTACATCGCCTGGCGCAGCGCACAAGATGGTCGCGCCTACCGATTACCCAACTCCAGGGAATGGGAAAAAGCGGCACGGGGGGTCGACGGTCGAATCTACCCCTGGGGACATCACTTCGACGCCTCATTCTGCCACATGCGCGAGAGTGCTCCGGGCAAACCCATGCCGCGGCCGGTGGGCACCACTCCTACCGATCGCTCTCCCTACGGGGTCCTTGATATGGCGGGCAACATCGCGGAATGGACCTCCACTCCGGCTTCGGCATCGGAAGGCACCTTCGTGTTGCGTGGCGGCTCCTTTAACTCCTTTCCGCTCATGTGCCGTGTCGACTGGCATCAAACCAGTCCGCAAGGCTATCGCCATGTACACTACGGATTTCGGATGGCTCTTGACCTTCCGGGCTGA